CATTAAAGTCCAACCGAAGAATCTCGCTATTTTCAGTTGCAATAGCATTGCTTGGATACAAGAATTCTCCAAACAATGGAGGCTCGCCAAAGCTTTCACCCGCATTAAAAATTCCTTGAATGAATTCTTTTCCTTCATCGTTGAAATTGGACATTTTGACCTGTCCATTTTGAACTTGATAATAATATCTGGCTTTATCTTCTTGCTTAAATATAAATTCGCCTTTTTGAACGTTTATCTTTTTAGCTCCCCATTGCAAGAGCACATCTTCATTAATCATTTCTTTTATTTTATGCTTAGAGTCATAAACCTCAAAAATCTCACGTCTTAACTTTACTCAAAAAACATGAAAGATATCAAACACGTTCACGAAGTTATTTTCTTTTTGCAGAGAAATCAAGACGAAGAGTATCCTATATCCTTATTCCCAAAGATATTAAAAAAAGAATTTGGCGATGAAATCACATTCAGAAGTTGCTCTGAGGAAGGAATGAGTCCCGATGAGGTAGTCGGATTTTTATTTAATAAAGGAAAAATATTGATAGTAAATGAGTGTATTAGGCTACACCCTGATTTAAAATTATGCGACGGACATCTTCATTAACAAAAAAGAAAAAGGCAACGAAATCATAGTTTTCGTTGCCTTTTTCTTTAATTAAATCGTTTGTCTAACTAAGCGCTTTGATCGTCAGTTTTATGCAAATGCACATCCATTTGAGGGAATGGAATATTCAACCCTCCATTGCTCAAGGCATCGTACATTTTTTCATTTGTATCAAAATACACCGGCCAATAATTTTCAGCATTCACCCATACTCTTACAGTAAAGTTAACAGAACTGTCAGCTAAGGCGATCAAGCCAATAAAATTATCTTCCCCTTTTAATATTCTCTCATCGCTATCAATAACTGATTGCATGATTTCCTTGGCTTTTTTCACATCGTCTCCGTAAGCGATACCAAATGTAAAATCAACTCTACGTTTCTTTTGCGCTGAGAAGTTGATCATCGAGCCCGTTGACAAACCTCCATTGGGAATAATCACTGTTTTATTATCCACTGTCAATAGTATTGTATTGAAGATCTGAATCTCCTCGACAGTACCCATATAACCTTGCGCCTCAATAAAATCGCCAACTTTAAAAGGCCTGAAGCCTAAAATAAGCACCCCACCTGCAAAGTTCTGCAAAGTTCCCTGCAAAGCTAAACCAACAGCCAAGCCAGCTGCACCTAAAATTGCGACAAAAGAAGTCATAGCAACCCCAAGCATGCTCAACACCGAAACTCCTAGCATCACTTTCAATCCAATATTGGTAATACTTACCAAAAATGGAGTCAAAGTAGGGTCTACCTCTCTTTTCTTAAGAATCTTCTTGAAACTCCTTGTAATCACACCAATGATCCAAAGGCCAACGATCAAGGTAATAGCAGCTAATATAACCTTAGTGCCATATTTAATAATAAGCGACTTAAAAAGCTCCGAATACTTGCTAAGCTCTTCTAATTGATCCATGTTTTCCATTTTAAAAAGTAATTTATAGTTTTGAGCAAAAATAAGCGTATTTAATATTTATAAAAGTAATAAATGAAAAAAAAAGCCAATTACTATAAATTAATCTACAAAAAAGGTAAAGCCAAATGTGAAAGGATGCAGGTTATCAGGTCCTCTCCCATCTGGGAATAAAGGATTCAAATCATATGTCATGAAATACATGATATCGGATGAGCCCATCTCAACTCTCAAGCCATATCTGAATGACCCCACGCGATTTCCATGATCACGCCTTTTGCTTGTACTTCCATTTTCACTGTACTTTATCTTTGTGTAATCATCTAGTTTAAAATCCCCATACATTCCTGCTCCAAATCTCAAAGTATAGATAGTAAATGTAGGTATTATCTTGGCACCAAAATACGCAACTGTCAACTTGCTTTTCTTGTAATTTCTTTCAGGATCTGTATCCAAATAAAACTCTATTGGATCGCTCTGATTATCAATTCTTAAATTATCATGCTCAAATTTGAAATTATACCAACTAAAACTCAATCCCGTTTCAATCAAGAATTTATCACTGAGGTACAAGTCCTTGCCCAAGCCCAAAGCTACATGCCAAGATCCCCAATACCTTACAGCATAATCCTT
The Aureibacter tunicatorum DNA segment above includes these coding regions:
- a CDS encoding DUF2492 family protein, with the translated sequence MKDIKHVHEVIFFLQRNQDEEYPISLFPKILKKEFGDEITFRSCSEEGMSPDEVVGFLFNKGKILIVNECIRLHPDLKLCDGHLH
- a CDS encoding mechanosensitive ion channel family protein produces the protein MDQLEELSKYSELFKSLIIKYGTKVILAAITLIVGLWIIGVITRSFKKILKKREVDPTLTPFLVSITNIGLKVMLGVSVLSMLGVAMTSFVAILGAAGLAVGLALQGTLQNFAGGVLILGFRPFKVGDFIEAQGYMGTVEEIQIFNTILLTVDNKTVIIPNGGLSTGSMINFSAQKKRRVDFTFGIAYGDDVKKAKEIMQSVIDSDERILKGEDNFIGLIALADSSVNFTVRVWVNAENYWPVYFDTNEKMYDALSNGGLNIPFPQMDVHLHKTDDQSA